AGGGATTTATAAAGGAAGGAATGGATGCGGATTTTGTTGTGGTTGACATGAAAAAGGAAGATATCATAAATCCTGATAATTTCTACTCAAAGGCCCATTATTCTCCATTTAAAGGTCAAAAAGTACAGGGATTACCAATCATGACAATTTTAAGAGGTGAAATTGTAATGAAAGAAGGCGAAGTTTATGAAACCAACGGAAAATTTGTTTACAGTTAAAATTAACTTAATTTGTATTATAAAAAAAATTTAATGGTGATAAAATGTGCGAATCCACTGTTTATTCAATAGATGGAACAAAAATAATGGAAGATGTTTTAAATATTAAAATAAATGGCAATAATATAGAATTAATGGATATTCTAAACACGAAAAAAGATATTAATGGTACCATAGTAGAGATAGACTTGGATAAACATGGAATATACATTGATTTAAAATAATCAAATCCAAATTTTTAATAAATTAATTTTTTTTTATTATCCAATCTAATATTTTCTTTAATATATACAAACTAGTATTTTGGTCTTATTTCAAAAAGAGTAATATTTGCAGATTTGCTATAATTTTATTATATTCATTATATTTTCTAAAAAAATAAAAAAAGGGTTTGGTGGATAAATTCCACCTTATAAAAAACTTACTTCATTGAGAGTGCGTCTTTAGGACACGGTTCTATGCACTGGTCACAGAGTATACAGTAACCCTTGAGTGGTACTTTTTCTCCAGTGAGCTTCAGCATGCTATATGGGCATACTTCAATACAGTCACCGCATTCAGTACATTTATCTGGGCTGAAAGAGATCCTGTTTCGTTTAACGGCTTTGCCATCAACTACTTTATCGATCTCTGAAATTGTCAAGGCTCCCTCAGGACAGGCAGTTGTACATGCACCGCAACGTGTACACATTGCGTATGATGCTTCTGCATCTGTCTTAATGTCGCCTGGAACTTGCATTCCAGTGTTTGTTACTACTCTGATTGCGTCAGTAGGGCATATTCTTGCACATGCACCTATATGATCACATTTTTCCTCGTCCCAGACAAGTCCTTCTTCAGATGCTGGCTTTGCTGGTCCTAATTCTACTTCAAGATCTATTGCATCTACAGGGCACAGCTGTTCGCAGAGACCACATGCTGTACAGATCTCTGGAAGTTCAACTGATAGTGTTGATGATTTAGGATTAATGAAGTCTCCAGGACATGCTTCAACACAGACGTTACATCCAATA
This sequence is a window from Methanobacterium sp. SMA-27. Protein-coding genes within it:
- a CDS encoding CooT family nickel-binding protein, coding for MCESTVYSIDGTKIMEDVLNIKINGNNIELMDILNTKKDINGTIVEIDLDKHGIYIDLK